In Zingiber officinale cultivar Zhangliang chromosome 3B, Zo_v1.1, whole genome shotgun sequence, a single window of DNA contains:
- the LOC122055102 gene encoding vacuolar protein 8-like, producing MAQEEDEPSGAVLDQPQEISFRRALLDRISPLISSTYTLRPFPSKWQVIRHKLEQLRSYLAAAGDSPSDSQLMELLQSVTYTAAEAQALASRCADESYTGGKLLLRSNLDVVSAKLDFHLKRLEEFYAAGILTLARAIVVSRPPAGASREDMRFYVKDLVSRVKIGDSQLRLRALGALNEALLEDEKYARILSMEVANGVASLVTLLESESRDVQEEAARAVDSVARFDSHKAALVTAGAVAPLIRLLEKPGTSMEAKERAARALKKLTENSDNAWSVSAHGGVPTLLSICSEESGTSELVHAACGVLRSLSGVEEIKRYMVEKGAVVVFVKLAGAREEAAQVQGIELLLRVACDDEQSTAVREGVLRALVRVLDTGSPKAKEMALRAIENLCAASPSVAMLDHLVVSGFLDRALLLLRGGEVCVQEAVLKAVSRLGGMSEVVKKAMGDSGFIPELVRLLEVRSLQVREMAAETLAGMISVHKNRKRFVKEEENLNRLLRLLNPEEKSATKKFLVAALVILTDSTSVRRRIAASGYINHLEKLAETDVTDAKKVIKKLSSANRFRSLLTGIWNS from the coding sequence ATGGCGCAAGAGGAAGACGAGCCATCAGGCGCTGTGCTGGACCAACCTCAAGAAATCAGCTTTCGCAGAGCGTTACTTGACCGCATCAGTCCACTCATCTCCTCCACCTACACCCTGCGTCCCTTCCCCTCCAAATGGCAAGTCATCCGCCACAAGCTCGAGCAACTCCGCTCCTACCTCGCGGCAGCCGGCGACTCCCCCTCCGACTCCCAGCTCATGGAGTTACTGCAGTCGGTAACTTACACCGCCGCCGAAGCGCAGGCGCTGGCCTCCAGGTGCGCCGACGAATCCTACACAGGGGGGAAGCTCCTACTCCGGAGCAACCTCGACGTGGTCTCCGCAAAGCTGGATTTTCACCTGAAGCGCCTCGAGGAGTTCTACGCCGCTGGGATTCTGACCCTCGCCCGGGCTATCGTCGTGTCGCGCCCGCCTGCCGGAGCCAGCCGAGAGGACATGCGGTTTTATGTGAAGGATCTTGTGTCCAGGGTCAAGATTGGGGACTCCCAGTTGCGGCTCCGCGCCCTGGGCGCGCTCAACGAAGCTCTTCTCGAGGACGAGAAATACGCGCGGATTCTGTCcatggaggtagccaacggcgtCGCTTCCCTGGTCACACTGCTCGAATCAGAGAGCAGAGACGTGCAAGAGGAGGCCGCACGGGCGGTCGACTCCGTGGCTCGTTTCGACTCGCACAAGGCCGCTCTCGTGACGGCCGGAGCAGTGGCGCCCCTGATCCGTCTCCTGGAGAAGCCAGGAACAAGCATGGAGGCCAAGGAGCGAGCGGCGCGCGCGCTGAAAAAACTGACGGAGAATTCGGACAACGCGTGGTCAGTCTCCGCTCATGGCGGCGTCCCGACGCTCCTCAGCATTTGCAGCGAAGAGTCAGGTACTAGCGAGCTAGTCCACGCGGCCTGCGGCGTTCTGCGGAGCCTCAGCGGCGTGGAGGAGATCAAGCGGTATATGGTGGAGAAGGGCGCGGTGGTGGTCTTTGTGAAGCTCGCCGGGGCGAGGGAAGAAGCCGCACAAGTCCAAGGCATAGAGCTTCTGCTGAGGGTCGCCTGCGACGACGAGCAGAGCACGGCGGTCAGAGAGGGCGTTCTCAGGGCGCTGGTTCGGGTGCTCGACACCGGCTCGCCCAAGGCGAAGGAGATGGCACTGCGGGCGATCGAGAACCTCTGCGCCGCGTCACCGAGCGTGGCAATGTTGGACCACTTGGTGGTCTCCGGCTTCCTCGACCGCGCTCTGCTCTTGCTACGGGGCGGCGAAGTGTGCGTCCAGGAGGCTGTGCTGAAGGCGGTGTCGCGCCTCGGGGGCATGTCGGAAGTCGTGAAGAAGGCAATGGGGGACTCGGGGTTCATCCCTGAGCTGGTGCGACTCCTCGAAGTACGGTCGCTCCAAGTGCGTGAGATGGCGGCGGAGACGCTCGCCGGCATGATATCGGTCCACAAGAACCGGAAACGGTTCgtgaaagaggaagagaacctgaACCGGCTGCTCCGGCTGCTGAACCCAGAGGAGAAGTCGGCGACGAAGAAATTTCTGGTGGCGGCGCTCGTGATCCTGACGGACAGCACGAGCGTGCGGCGGAGGATTGCAGCATCGGGCTACATCAACCACTTGGAGAAGCTGGCGGAGACGGACGTGACGGACGCAAAGAAGGTCATCAAGAAGCTGTCGTCGGCCAACAGATTTAGGAGCTTGCTCACCGGAATTTGGAACTCATGA